A single Carnobacterium alterfunditum DSM 5972 DNA region contains:
- the ytpR gene encoding YtpR family tRNA-binding protein produces the protein MISIYNKEGIGDTLIVMLDTSESKEQNFEKQNDIVRIFKEETNQTVGYNFFNCSNLIDVRTGQVSLTEEQAKKINEAIISAGFSDVLETEQSPKFVIGEVKECFPHPDSDHLSITQTEVDNGEILQIVCGAPNIAQGQKVVVAKVGAMMPNGMAIWDGELRGEPSYGMICSAQELNVKNPSGKNGILVLPDSVITGEIFQIN, from the coding sequence ATGATTAGCATTTATAATAAAGAAGGTATTGGGGATACACTTATTGTCATGTTAGATACTAGTGAATCTAAGGAACAAAATTTTGAAAAACAAAATGATATCGTTCGAATTTTTAAAGAAGAGACAAATCAAACAGTTGGATATAATTTTTTTAATTGTTCAAATTTAATTGATGTTAGAACTGGGCAAGTTAGCCTGACTGAAGAACAAGCAAAAAAAATAAATGAAGCGATTATTTCTGCGGGATTCTCTGATGTTTTAGAAACGGAGCAATCCCCCAAGTTTGTTATCGGTGAAGTGAAAGAATGTTTTCCACATCCCGATTCAGATCATTTATCAATTACACAAACTGAGGTAGATAATGGTGAGATTCTTCAAATCGTTTGTGGAGCACCAAATATTGCTCAAGGCCAAAAAGTTGTAGTTGCCAAAGTGGGTGCTATGATGCCTAACGGGATGGCTATCTGGGATGGCGAGTTAAGAGGAGAGCCGAGTTATGGTATGATTTGTTCAGCTCAAGAATTGAATGTGAAAAATCCTTCAGGAAAAAATGGTATTTTAGTTCTGCCAGATTCTGTTATCACAGGTGAAATATTTCAAATAAATTAA
- a CDS encoding YtxH domain-containing protein, whose product MSKHFMNGLFLGAAAGGIYGLLKSPHTGKENRVVLKSYIDDTTVLVNDVSKSVNDLKGAIAQLTNEGKTLAEEFTQDIKESVDEFSYEAEPRMHRIQEHTEKLTADMEDLTQSMK is encoded by the coding sequence ATGTCTAAACACTTTATGAATGGCCTATTTTTAGGAGCTGCTGCTGGAGGAATTTACGGTCTACTTAAATCTCCACATACTGGTAAAGAAAACAGAGTTGTATTAAAATCTTATATCGATGACACAACGGTACTCGTAAATGATGTTTCAAAAAGTGTCAATGACTTAAAAGGAGCTATTGCTCAATTAACAAATGAAGGAAAAACACTGGCTGAAGAATTTACACAGGATATAAAAGAATCTGTTGATGAATTTTCATATGAAGCTGAGCCTCGTATGCACCGCATCCAAGAACATACTGAAAAGTTAACAGCTGATATGGAAGATTTAACCCAAAGTATGAAATAA
- a CDS encoding universal stress protein — translation MLDTQQYQRILIALDGSESSENAFTKAAKIAERNKGELIIAHVFDVNAYALGMIDNVGISALDATVIDIDRKRMEKMLEEHKLKAKEYNIEKVQAIMAQGKPKIILAKEIPDEYHIDLIVVGQTGLNVVERWMMGSVSEYIIRNAPCDVLIVRNKIQDEEDNND, via the coding sequence ATGTTAGATACACAACAATACCAACGTATCTTGATTGCACTAGACGGAAGTGAATCTTCAGAAAATGCATTTACTAAGGCCGCTAAGATAGCCGAAAGAAACAAGGGCGAATTGATTATTGCTCATGTATTTGATGTGAATGCCTATGCTTTAGGGATGATAGACAATGTAGGTATAAGTGCGTTAGATGCAACAGTAATAGATATTGATAGGAAAAGAATGGAAAAAATGTTAGAAGAACACAAACTAAAAGCTAAAGAATATAACATAGAAAAAGTTCAAGCAATTATGGCACAAGGAAAACCAAAAATCATTCTAGCAAAAGAAATACCTGATGAATACCATATTGATTTAATCGTGGTTGGACAAACAGGTTTGAATGTTGTTGAAAGATGGATGATGGGCAGTGTAAGTGAATATATAATTCGCAATGCTCCATGTGATGTCTTAATAGTACGAAATAAAATACAAGATGAGGAAGATAATAATGATTAG
- a CDS encoding thioredoxin family protein encodes MSKESTRKVIFFFTADWCGDCQFIKPVMPEIIENHSEIDFVEVDRDKFIDLCGDLSIYGIPSFVAFENGEEAGRFVSKNRKTKEEIQQFIATL; translated from the coding sequence ATGAGTAAAGAAAGCACAAGAAAGGTGATTTTCTTCTTTACAGCAGATTGGTGCGGAGATTGTCAATTTATCAAACCCGTTATGCCTGAAATTATCGAAAATCATTCTGAAATCGATTTTGTAGAAGTCGATCGTGATAAATTTATTGATTTATGCGGTGATTTATCAATTTATGGAATACCAAGTTTTGTGGCATTTGAAAACGGAGAAGAGGCTGGACGCTTCGTAAGTAAAAACCGTAAAACGAAAGAAGAAATACAACAATTTATAGCTACCCTTTGA
- a CDS encoding HIT family protein, whose translation MTDCIFCKIINNEIPSRKIYEDDDVVAFLDITQATPGHTLVVPKKHVADIFEVDEVLAATVAGKIPKIAKAIKKSNPKIKGMNIINNNGKVAYQSVFHSHIHILPRFDEQDDFSIHFGDNSKNFTSEELDSIALTIKSKLEGY comes from the coding sequence ATGACAGATTGTATTTTTTGCAAAATTATCAATAATGAAATACCTAGCAGAAAAATTTATGAAGATGATGATGTAGTAGCCTTTTTAGATATTACTCAAGCTACACCCGGTCATACGCTAGTGGTCCCAAAAAAACATGTAGCCGATATTTTTGAAGTCGATGAAGTTTTAGCAGCTACTGTTGCCGGTAAGATCCCAAAAATTGCAAAAGCAATCAAGAAATCCAATCCTAAAATCAAAGGAATGAATATTATAAATAATAATGGTAAAGTAGCTTACCAATCTGTTTTCCATTCACATATACATATCTTGCCTCGTTTTGATGAGCAAGATGATTTTTCTATTCACTTCGGTGATAATTCTAAAAATTTCACATCTGAAGAATTAGATAGCATAGCGTTAACAATAAAAAGCAAATTGGAGGGGTATTAA
- a CDS encoding ABC transporter ATP-binding protein has product MSLKVSNITGGYSQIPVLKDVSFEVGDGKLIGLIGLNGAGKSTTIKHIIGLLQPQKGEINIDGLTLGKDKEAYRKKFGFIPETPVLYEELTLKEHIEITAMAYDIPIEIAHERAKKLLKKFRLENKVEWFPANFSKGMKQKVMILCAFLVEPSLYIIDEPFVGLDPLGINALLELMEEMKKQGASILMSTHILATAERQCDRFVLLHDGKVKAEGTLEDLRMTFNMPNATLDELYIQLTKEEDSK; this is encoded by the coding sequence ATGAGTTTAAAAGTATCAAATATCACAGGAGGCTATAGCCAAATTCCTGTATTAAAAGATGTATCGTTTGAAGTAGGTGATGGAAAATTGATTGGGTTGATTGGCTTAAATGGGGCTGGTAAAAGTACGACAATAAAACATATTATTGGACTTTTGCAACCTCAAAAAGGGGAAATCAATATAGACGGTTTGACACTAGGTAAGGATAAAGAAGCCTACCGTAAAAAATTTGGGTTCATCCCTGAAACGCCTGTTTTATATGAAGAACTCACATTAAAAGAACACATTGAAATTACAGCAATGGCTTATGATATACCAATTGAGATTGCTCATGAGCGTGCAAAAAAATTATTAAAAAAATTTAGATTGGAAAATAAAGTAGAATGGTTTCCAGCTAATTTTTCTAAAGGAATGAAGCAAAAAGTTATGATTCTTTGCGCCTTTTTGGTAGAACCAAGCTTATACATTATAGATGAACCTTTTGTAGGTTTAGACCCACTAGGTATCAATGCGCTTTTGGAATTAATGGAAGAGATGAAAAAACAGGGAGCTTCTATTTTGATGTCTACTCATATTTTAGCGACAGCTGAAAGACAATGTGATAGATTTGTTTTATTGCATGACGGTAAAGTTAAAGCTGAAGGTACTCTAGAAGATTTGCGAATGACTTTTAACATGCCAAATGCAACGTTAGATGAACTATATATTCAATTAACAAAAGAAGAGGATAGCAAATGA
- a CDS encoding IS1380 family transposase produces MAILHENRLLFNSNISVSHSGGNLSSDSGLILVKEFMHTINFSNILKQNLIINDNRLYHKHTNQAIIEQIIFQLIGGYQTDSSADILSKDPIFQSLLAKEQLASQPSISRFWDRLNQENIFQLQEVNQILLDKVRTARNTTEMIFDLDSTHSDTFGNQENSNYNAHYQTNGYHPLVAFEGLTGDLLKAELRSGNVYTSNGVADFVQPLFDHYQETVPVSSILVRADSGFATPELYELCEERRNFYVIRLKSNRKLGKIAEQFISIDDQHDWYRKEVHYASVLYQAKSWSHSRRVCIKSTREATELIARHEFIVTNLSEDISAEAVFQTYSKRGTMENYIKEAKNGFYFDKTDSPRFLENHARMMVSVLAYNMVNFMRTLCFTKETKGFQVSTIRLFLFKVAGKLVHSGRKTSLKLSSSHVYQKLFRKILWNIQHFKWE; encoded by the coding sequence ATGGCAATTTTACATGAAAATCGGTTACTTTTCAATTCAAACATTTCGGTATCACATTCTGGTGGTAATTTATCCTCAGATTCCGGGTTAATATTAGTTAAGGAGTTTATGCACACCATTAATTTTTCTAATATTTTAAAACAAAACCTCATCATTAATGATAATCGACTTTATCATAAACATACTAATCAGGCGATAATTGAACAAATTATTTTTCAATTGATTGGTGGCTATCAAACAGATTCTTCGGCTGACATTTTATCAAAAGATCCCATTTTCCAGAGCCTATTAGCTAAAGAACAACTTGCTTCACAACCGTCTATTTCTCGCTTTTGGGATCGGTTAAATCAAGAAAATATTTTCCAATTGCAAGAAGTCAATCAAATCCTGCTTGATAAAGTACGGACTGCACGTAATACAACTGAGATGATTTTTGATTTAGACTCAACTCATTCGGATACCTTCGGGAATCAAGAAAATTCGAATTATAACGCTCATTACCAAACGAATGGCTATCATCCGCTAGTTGCCTTTGAAGGCTTGACCGGTGATTTATTGAAAGCAGAACTTCGTTCTGGTAACGTGTACACATCCAATGGTGTGGCAGATTTTGTCCAACCACTTTTTGACCATTATCAAGAAACCGTACCTGTAAGTTCTATTCTAGTGCGTGCCGATAGTGGTTTTGCAACTCCTGAATTATATGAGCTATGTGAAGAACGTCGAAATTTTTATGTTATTCGATTGAAATCGAATCGCAAATTAGGCAAAATCGCTGAGCAATTTATCTCTATAGATGATCAACACGATTGGTATAGAAAAGAAGTTCACTACGCTTCTGTACTCTATCAAGCGAAGAGCTGGTCACATTCACGAAGAGTTTGTATTAAATCTACGCGTGAAGCAACAGAATTGATTGCTCGACATGAATTTATCGTAACTAATTTATCAGAAGATATTTCTGCAGAAGCGGTCTTTCAAACTTATTCTAAAAGAGGAACCATGGAAAATTATATTAAAGAGGCCAAAAATGGGTTTTATTTCGATAAAACCGACAGCCCTCGTTTCTTAGAAAATCATGCACGCATGATGGTGAGCGTACTAGCTTATAACATGGTCAATTTTATGCGTACTCTTTGTTTTACGAAAGAAACCAAAGGTTTTCAAGTATCAACCATTCGCTTGTTCTTATTTAAAGTGGCAGGTAAGCTTGTTCATTCGGGAAGGAAAACCTCTTTGAAACTCAGTTCCTCCCACGTTTATCAGAAACTCTTTCGTAAAATCTTGTGGAATATCCAGCATTTTAAATGGGAGTAG
- a CDS encoding membrane protein, which yields MACKTKETTPYILASGLLFGAGLTCGYFLHKLITKKKTIHGDTILKYVKHLFLKEGPIEGSWIELQKVPLQRFALKTDVYYGGISRIEEDQLIQYEFIADAYTGSILDLYRV from the coding sequence ATGGCTTGTAAAACTAAAGAAACAACACCTTATATTTTAGCTAGCGGCTTACTTTTTGGAGCAGGATTAACCTGTGGTTATTTTCTTCATAAGCTAATCACTAAAAAGAAAACCATCCATGGAGACACCATTTTAAAATACGTTAAACATTTATTTTTAAAAGAAGGCCCAATAGAAGGCTCTTGGATCGAGTTGCAAAAAGTCCCTTTACAAAGATTCGCTCTTAAAACTGATGTTTATTATGGTGGTATTTCAAGAATTGAAGAAGACCAATTGATTCAATATGAATTCATTGCGGATGCTTACACTGGAAGCATTTTAGATTTATACCGTGTCTAA
- a CDS encoding ABC transporter permease, with protein MMIEVWKRRVKQHQKKMMKYLKYIFNDHFVIVCLFLVGAMGYAYSNYLKTITSYDVKGQLIGIIIFTGVLSIGKLATLIQAADAVFMLPKEEAMEEYFEQAKWRSLWLPSFAIIVTVGALMPLLVAMSGFAFSDMFYFVPMLIILKETDLGSQVLNLKLKESKEWIKIRFLLFGIYFIVSTLALFISPIIGLVGAVAVAVSYRVVLSRKSNAQTYQWEKMLKDESNRMKRIYQFINLFTDIPALKGSVKRRAYLDVFLKKIQKNKSNVYYYLYARAFLRGTEYSGLYIRLVGIAMLLNGLGSSFILSVFFTVIFLYLTGFQLLPLYFHFDNLSSAVLYPIKQNDKLQSLKKLLSLLMMFEGLLITAASAIHLSFIEVLVLLIGSVVFNLGFCQFYLPIRINKMMKLQQ; from the coding sequence ATGATGATAGAAGTATGGAAGCGACGAGTTAAACAACATCAAAAGAAAATGATGAAATATTTAAAGTATATATTTAATGATCATTTTGTAATTGTTTGTTTATTTTTAGTCGGGGCTATGGGATACGCCTATTCAAATTATTTGAAAACAATAACGTCTTATGATGTAAAAGGTCAATTAATAGGAATAATTATTTTTACAGGAGTACTAAGTATTGGAAAGTTAGCTACACTTATTCAAGCAGCTGATGCTGTGTTTATGCTGCCTAAAGAAGAAGCTATGGAAGAGTATTTTGAACAAGCGAAATGGAGAAGTTTGTGGCTGCCTAGTTTTGCCATCATAGTAACCGTTGGTGCGTTAATGCCGCTGCTAGTTGCAATGTCTGGCTTTGCGTTTTCTGATATGTTTTATTTTGTTCCAATGTTGATCATTTTAAAGGAAACAGATCTCGGCTCGCAAGTTTTAAATTTAAAATTAAAAGAATCAAAAGAATGGATCAAAATACGCTTTCTTTTATTTGGGATTTATTTTATTGTGTCAACCCTTGCCCTTTTTATCAGTCCTATAATAGGATTAGTAGGAGCTGTGGCTGTGGCAGTAAGTTATCGAGTGGTACTCAGTCGGAAAAGTAATGCTCAAACTTATCAATGGGAAAAGATGCTAAAAGATGAATCGAATAGAATGAAAAGAATTTACCAATTTATTAACTTATTTACAGATATTCCAGCATTAAAAGGTTCTGTTAAAAGAAGGGCTTACTTGGATGTTTTTTTAAAAAAGATACAAAAAAACAAGAGCAATGTATATTACTATCTCTATGCTAGAGCCTTTTTGAGAGGCACTGAATACAGTGGCTTGTACATTCGTTTAGTTGGGATTGCGATGTTGCTTAATGGTTTAGGCAGTTCCTTCATATTAAGTGTTTTCTTCACAGTAATCTTTTTGTATTTAACAGGTTTTCAATTGTTGCCGTTATATTTTCATTTTGATAACTTATCGTCAGCTGTGTTATATCCTATAAAACAAAACGATAAACTTCAATCACTTAAAAAACTATTGTCATTATTGATGATGTTCGAAGGATTATTGATTACCGCTGCATCTGCTATACACTTATCATTTATAGAAGTGCTTGTCTTATTGATAGGTAGCGTAGTTTTCAATTTAGGATTTTGCCAATTTTATTTGCCTATTCGAATAAATAAAATGATGAAATTACAGCAATAG
- a CDS encoding phosphotransferase family protein — MDFEIDSGWKLHPVGGDTGQAYMGTRAEEKLFLKRNSSPFLAALSVEGITPRLMWTKRIGNGDVLTAQEWLNGRVLTKKEMSSPEVAKLIGRIHNSATLRRMLARVGGEVVTPKQLIQKYEEKLSLDLQDHPLLSVILKKLKSEVDLMSTVETKVCHGDIYRKNWLLSDQNRLYLVDWDSAMLCDPAMDVSMLLCQYVSKDSWVDWLEHYDTEVTEELKSRIVWYALMNYLLETKKHHQDTWFHEMNKDIIMLQSLYQGKNFFEKR; from the coding sequence ATGGATTTTGAAATAGATTCTGGATGGAAGTTGCATCCCGTTGGTGGTGACACTGGTCAAGCTTATATGGGTACAAGGGCAGAAGAAAAGCTTTTTTTAAAGCGAAATTCTTCACCTTTTTTAGCTGCATTATCTGTTGAAGGAATTACTCCAAGGTTAATGTGGACGAAACGTATTGGCAATGGCGATGTGCTGACCGCTCAAGAGTGGTTGAATGGAAGAGTTCTTACAAAGAAAGAAATGTCTTCACCAGAGGTAGCAAAACTCATTGGTCGAATACATAATTCTGCGACATTAAGAAGAATGCTCGCCCGTGTAGGCGGCGAAGTTGTTACACCAAAACAGTTAATTCAAAAATATGAAGAAAAACTATCATTAGATCTACAAGATCATCCTTTATTATCAGTTATCTTAAAAAAATTAAAAAGTGAAGTAGATTTAATGAGCACAGTTGAAACAAAAGTCTGTCATGGAGATATTTACCGGAAAAATTGGCTTCTATCAGATCAAAATCGACTTTATTTAGTCGATTGGGATTCTGCTATGCTTTGCGATCCAGCTATGGATGTAAGCATGTTACTTTGCCAATATGTCTCAAAAGATAGTTGGGTAGACTGGTTAGAACATTATGATACGGAAGTGACTGAAGAGTTGAAAAGCCGTATTGTATGGTATGCTTTAATGAATTATTTGCTTGAAACAAAAAAACACCATCAAGACACTTGGTTTCATGAAATGAATAAGGATATCATCATGTTGCAAAGTCTTTATCAAGGGAAGAATTTTTTTGAGAAAAGATAA
- the trmB gene encoding tRNA (guanosine(46)-N7)-methyltransferase TrmB gives MRLRYKPNAPQKIAEFPQYIPEQPDNWVGKWQERFDNDRPIHIEVGTGKGRFITEMAKLHPEINYIGIEIQMSVIVVALDRLVEEKLPNLQLLHVNGGSVTQYFAEGEVDQVYLNFSDPWPKKRHEKRRLMYKSFLESYEKILVPEGEIHFKTDNQGLFEYSLVSFSKYGMVLEQVWLNLHESDFEGNVMTEYEEKFSSRGSRIYRVVAKFPKKIN, from the coding sequence ATGCGTTTAAGATATAAACCAAATGCTCCACAAAAAATTGCTGAATTCCCTCAATATATACCAGAACAACCCGATAATTGGGTAGGTAAATGGCAAGAAAGATTTGACAATGACCGTCCAATTCATATAGAAGTTGGTACAGGCAAAGGACGCTTTATTACTGAAATGGCAAAGCTGCATCCAGAAATCAATTATATTGGTATTGAAATTCAAATGAGTGTCATAGTTGTTGCGTTAGACAGATTGGTTGAAGAAAAATTGCCAAATCTTCAATTGCTGCATGTTAATGGAGGTTCAGTGACACAATATTTTGCAGAAGGAGAAGTTGATCAAGTTTACTTGAATTTTTCTGATCCGTGGCCAAAAAAACGTCATGAAAAAAGACGGTTAATGTATAAAAGCTTTTTAGAAAGCTACGAAAAAATTCTTGTTCCTGAAGGAGAGATCCATTTTAAAACAGATAATCAGGGATTATTCGAATATTCTTTAGTTAGTTTCTCAAAATATGGTATGGTACTTGAACAAGTATGGCTAAATTTGCATGAAAGTGATTTTGAAGGGAATGTTATGACTGAGTATGAAGAGAAATTTTCTTCTCGCGGCAGTCGAATTTATCGCGTAGTTGCGAAATTTCCTAAAAAAATAAATTAA
- the pepA gene encoding glutamyl aminopeptidase, translating into MEDKTFDLIKKLTEAQGTSGFEQRIREIMRKEMTPLVDEVVQDGLGGIFGIRKSKVENAPKIMLAAHMDEVGFMVASISKQGLFRVVPLGGWNPYVVSAQRFTLQTAKGDYPCVSSSVPPHLLRDKDGKNNKLDIADILFDAGFDSKEEAESFGVRPGDAIVPSVETVKMANGKKILSKAWDNRYGTTVVLEALKELHGEELPNTLIAGANVQEEVGLRGAKGAVHQFNPDLFFAVDCSPADDLTGDETKFGHLGEGFLLRIQDPGMITLKGMREFLLDTAATHNIPYQYFVSKGGTDAGAAHQMNNGVPSAVIGVCARYIHTHQTVFHIDDYAAAKEMVIQVARTLDRSAFETIMKNN; encoded by the coding sequence ATGGAAGATAAAACATTTGATTTGATAAAGAAATTAACCGAAGCGCAAGGGACAAGTGGATTTGAACAACGCATACGAGAAATTATGCGTAAAGAAATGACTCCTTTAGTAGATGAAGTCGTACAAGATGGACTTGGAGGTATTTTTGGGATACGTAAAAGTAAAGTTGAAAATGCACCAAAAATCATGTTAGCGGCTCATATGGATGAAGTTGGTTTCATGGTAGCTAGTATTTCAAAACAGGGTTTGTTTAGAGTGGTTCCATTAGGCGGTTGGAATCCATACGTTGTATCGGCACAACGATTCACCCTTCAAACAGCTAAAGGAGATTATCCATGTGTCTCTTCATCTGTTCCACCACACTTATTAAGAGATAAAGATGGTAAGAATAATAAATTAGATATCGCTGATATTTTATTTGATGCTGGTTTTGATTCTAAAGAAGAAGCCGAGTCTTTTGGTGTTCGTCCAGGGGACGCAATTGTTCCATCCGTTGAAACAGTTAAAATGGCGAATGGCAAGAAAATTTTAAGTAAAGCATGGGATAATCGCTATGGAACGACAGTTGTTCTCGAAGCTTTAAAAGAATTACATGGTGAAGAATTGCCAAACACCCTGATTGCCGGTGCTAATGTTCAAGAAGAAGTAGGTTTACGTGGAGCGAAAGGTGCTGTTCACCAATTCAACCCTGATTTATTTTTCGCTGTAGACTGTTCACCTGCAGATGATTTAACAGGAGATGAAACTAAATTTGGCCATCTTGGAGAAGGATTCTTATTAAGGATCCAAGATCCAGGAATGATTACGCTAAAAGGAATGCGCGAGTTTTTACTCGATACTGCAGCAACACATAATATCCCCTATCAATATTTTGTTTCTAAAGGCGGCACAGATGCAGGAGCAGCTCACCAAATGAACAATGGAGTACCAAGTGCAGTCATCGGAGTCTGTGCTCGTTATATCCATACTCATCAAACCGTTTTTCACATTGATGATTATGCTGCTGCAAAAGAAATGGTCATTCAAGTTGCCCGTACGCTAGATCGAAGTGCATTTGAAACAATAATGAAAAATAATTAA
- the dat gene encoding D-amino-acid transaminase has translation MKVIWNNEIVERSEVKIDMEDRGYQFADGIYDVVRAYNGEFFTLNEHVDRLFSSAEKIDLVLPFTKEELKQLLTKLIEVNNIDIGNIYMQLTRGIGIPRNHSYPDPELVPSVFTATTTIVPRDQEKMDRGMSAFTVPDMRWLRCDIKSISLLGNIMAKHEAHKKGGDEAILHRDGVVTECSSSNVWMIKDNTIYTHPDGNLVLPGVTKIMLLKVAREAGLSVKEEAFTIEDLKKADEVFASSTTMEAMPITFIDGNPVGQGKRGSVVERLQQLYVDAVEEQCGKIR, from the coding sequence ATGAAAGTAATTTGGAACAATGAAATCGTTGAACGTAGTGAAGTTAAGATCGATATGGAAGATAGAGGCTACCAATTTGCGGATGGAATCTATGATGTTGTACGGGCTTATAATGGTGAATTTTTCACTTTAAACGAACACGTAGATCGATTATTTTCCAGTGCTGAAAAAATCGATTTGGTTTTACCCTTCACAAAAGAGGAATTGAAACAGTTGTTAACCAAATTGATCGAAGTAAACAATATCGATATTGGCAATATATACATGCAATTAACTAGAGGTATTGGGATTCCAAGAAATCATTCATATCCTGATCCTGAGTTAGTTCCGTCAGTTTTTACAGCTACAACTACAATTGTTCCGCGAGATCAAGAAAAAATGGATCGAGGAATGTCTGCTTTTACCGTACCTGATATGCGATGGCTGAGATGTGATATTAAGTCGATTAGTTTACTTGGGAATATTATGGCTAAGCATGAGGCGCATAAAAAGGGTGGGGACGAAGCAATCCTTCATCGTGATGGAGTAGTTACAGAATGCTCATCTTCAAATGTTTGGATGATCAAAGATAATACGATTTATACTCACCCAGATGGAAACCTTGTTTTACCGGGTGTTACCAAAATAATGTTGTTAAAGGTTGCTCGAGAAGCAGGACTATCCGTTAAAGAAGAAGCTTTTACTATTGAGGATCTGAAGAAAGCAGATGAAGTATTTGCATCTAGTACTACTATGGAAGCAATGCCGATAACCTTTATAGATGGGAATCCTGTAGGACAAGGAAAACGCGGATCAGTAGTAGAAAGACTGCAACAATTATATGTAGATGCTGTAGAAGAACAGTGTGGAAAAATAAGATAG